ATGTTTGCATAAAGATCAAATTTCTGTCTTAATGTGACTGCGACACTTCTAGGTGCTCCGGGAACTGGGATGGTTGTTGTTGGTCCCTTAAAACAACAGTCTGATTCTTCTAAAATCTTCATAGTTGCATCTGGAATGTATGATGCATCTTTTCTGCCATTTTTGTCCCACTGTTCAGAGCCTGCCTCACATAGAACTAATTCTGATTGGAAATTACATTCCTTTAAAACGCGTAACATGGAGTCAACTACTTCAGGACCTATGCCGTCTCCTCTCATTACAGCAGCTTTTTTGCTCAAAACTGCCAAAATTTAATGTGATTATTATTTAATTCTACCTTGAGATGTTTATTTTCCAGAGATATGATTTATAGAGTTGATCTTTTTAAAAATGTAAAATGATTATCGTACAAATATCTGATCTTCATGTAGGTTCTCAATTCTTGCAAGAGAAGTTTGATATTTTGGTTGATGAAATTAACGAACTCAATCCAGACGCTATAATAATTACTGGTGATCTGACAAATGAAGGCTTGATGAAAGAATATAAAAAATGCAGGACTCTATTGACTAAATTTAACACAAAAAAAATTTTTACAGTTAGTGGAAATCACGATTATAGAAACACTGGTTACTTGCTTTTCAAAAAATTTTTCCCTTTTGAAGCAATCAACGAATTAGATGAAAAAATTGTATTGGTTACTCTTGGTACTGCAAGACCTGATAGGAATGAGGGCGAAGTAGGTTATAGACAGAATCTCTGGCTTGAACGAACTATGAAAAAATACAAAGACCGAATTAAAATTCTAGCAATGCACCATCATCTTGTTGCAATACCTGATACTGGTTCTGATCAATTAACCGTAGTTGATGCTGGTGATG
Above is a window of Nitrosopumilus sp. K4 DNA encoding:
- a CDS encoding metallophosphoesterase; the encoded protein is MIIVQISDLHVGSQFLQEKFDILVDEINELNPDAIIITGDLTNEGLMKEYKKCRTLLTKFNTKKIFTVSGNHDYRNTGYLLFKKFFPFEAINELDEKIVLVTLGTARPDRNEGEVGYRQNLWLERTMKKYKDRIKILAMHHHLVAIPDTGSDQLTVVDAGDVLRTIMDTNVDLVLCGHKHRPWIWNFGKPMVVNAGTAASERVRGMFENTYNIISIQDKNIQVDLKIVGGKRLPLDEIVSNYSQYGEE